In a genomic window of Spirosoma agri:
- a CDS encoding AAA family ATPase: MSKYDLRTKKGYDFFECSSAFQKCIRRGLEEQAMYWAVELYDSGYGEYVWKRLRIMSSEDVGLAEPMMPANMWALYRSYQEQAKKKEDKNEPQRLFLTHAVLLMCRCKKSRMVDWTLIWHWLRHPFQKLEIPDFALDKHNERGRQLKRSWAHFFDEGTALHNQGYVDGEKEMRLNAMKAISDPSETGLFD, encoded by the coding sequence ATGAGTAAATACGATTTAAGAACGAAGAAGGGGTACGACTTTTTTGAGTGTAGTAGTGCGTTTCAGAAGTGCATCCGTCGTGGCCTGGAGGAACAGGCTATGTACTGGGCAGTCGAACTCTACGATAGCGGTTATGGCGAATACGTCTGGAAGCGCCTGCGGATCATGAGCAGTGAAGACGTTGGGCTGGCTGAACCGATGATGCCCGCCAACATGTGGGCGCTGTATCGCTCCTATCAGGAACAGGCCAAAAAGAAAGAGGATAAGAACGAGCCCCAGCGATTGTTTCTAACGCATGCGGTCTTGCTGATGTGTCGATGTAAGAAAAGTCGCATGGTTGACTGGACACTGATCTGGCACTGGCTCCGCCATCCGTTCCAAAAGCTGGAGATACCCGATTTCGCGCTTGATAAGCATAATGAACGGGGTAGGCAGTTAAAACGCTCTTGGGCGCATTTCTTCGACGAAGGCACTGCATTACACAATCAGGGCTATGTGGACGGTGAGAAAGAGATGCGACTGAACGCCATGAAAGCAATCAGCGATCCAAGTGAGACTGGTTTATTCGATTAA
- a CDS encoding SymE family type I addiction module toxin yields the protein MYAKSRKMGYMARKNISRQLVFMPSLNLGGQWMSKAGFVIGQTVRVTVESGKIIIEQ from the coding sequence ATGTACGCGAAAAGTCGAAAAATGGGCTACATGGCCCGAAAAAACATAAGCCGTCAACTGGTTTTCATGCCCTCGCTGAACCTGGGCGGTCAGTGGATGAGCAAGGCCGGATTTGTCATCGGGCAGACGGTACGGGTAACAGTCGAGTCAGGTAAAATAATCATCGAGCAATGA
- a CDS encoding N-6 DNA methylase — protein sequence MPKSTDVPHELRPLNKLFSEHQYKWDYSESFRDWVDFLTESFMPTRQGIYEELKKRHGDLDWFVRMTQEWVRVQSQMIVGDRDWYDALGTYYEVLASQGKRQIMGQFFTPPCVVDFMTAIQGADESLIGKGQLVNDPCSGSGRMLLAFHAKAPGNYQFGADLDPICAKMTAVNMCIHGCVGQAVCMDSLQPDQWRFGYHINRYLNRGGGPSIEPMTGKEECHSWNLWQNEKAEYAEKKKTQPALSPPTPRMAKAAKIGQMSLF from the coding sequence ATGCCGAAATCAACAGACGTGCCGCACGAACTGCGGCCACTCAACAAGCTATTTTCTGAACACCAGTACAAATGGGATTACAGCGAGTCATTCCGCGATTGGGTGGACTTCCTGACCGAATCATTCATGCCCACCCGTCAGGGCATTTATGAAGAGTTGAAGAAACGACACGGCGATCTGGACTGGTTCGTCCGTATGACGCAGGAATGGGTCAGGGTTCAAAGTCAAATGATCGTTGGCGACAGAGATTGGTATGACGCACTCGGCACCTACTATGAAGTGCTGGCCAGCCAGGGCAAACGCCAGATCATGGGGCAGTTCTTCACCCCGCCCTGCGTCGTGGATTTTATGACCGCTATTCAGGGAGCCGATGAAAGCCTGATCGGTAAAGGCCAGTTGGTGAATGATCCGTGTAGTGGTTCCGGAAGGATGCTATTGGCTTTCCATGCGAAGGCACCGGGCAACTATCAGTTTGGTGCCGATCTGGACCCGATCTGTGCGAAGATGACCGCTGTCAACATGTGTATTCATGGGTGCGTTGGTCAGGCGGTTTGCATGGACTCGCTCCAACCGGACCAGTGGCGATTTGGCTACCACATCAACCGCTATTTAAACAGAGGTGGTGGTCCCAGCATCGAGCCGATGACGGGCAAGGAAGAGTGCCACAGCTGGAACTTATGGCAGAACGAAAAGGCCGAATACGCCGAGAAAAAGAAGACTCAGCCGGCCCTGTCCCCTCCTACTCCCCGCATGGCAAAAGCCGCCAAAATCGGCCAAATGAGCCTGTTTTGA
- a CDS encoding GREB1-related protein — MESVKIVIPSHKRWTSIRTTQVVSNAVICVPDSQGDIYRKCNPADEVVTHPDSVVGLQAKRNWIYKHFGSVFMIDDDISAVRRIYTDRGEQIIMDPKEVYDLIQHSADVTRQMDIYLFGFADTPNPKAYNPMKPVQLSGWVNGCAFGLLAGSGLWWDTQITCNCDYWVSALNAYKHRMAYLDMRFYFNQVDTFVGRGGQAEHRSLDAEERDFAYLQGVFGSEAITLKKSKNPRHPFQKTLKLPF; from the coding sequence ATGGAAAGCGTCAAAATCGTAATACCCAGCCATAAGCGGTGGACCAGCATCCGCACCACACAGGTCGTTTCGAATGCGGTCATTTGCGTTCCGGATAGCCAGGGCGATATCTATCGCAAGTGCAACCCTGCCGATGAAGTAGTAACGCATCCAGATAGCGTTGTCGGCTTACAGGCCAAGCGCAACTGGATTTATAAGCATTTCGGTAGCGTGTTCATGATCGACGACGATATAAGCGCTGTCAGACGCATTTACACCGATCGGGGCGAACAGATCATAATGGACCCGAAAGAAGTCTATGACCTGATTCAGCACTCAGCTGACGTGACCCGGCAGATGGACATTTATCTATTCGGTTTTGCCGACACCCCAAACCCAAAGGCGTACAACCCCATGAAGCCGGTGCAGCTGAGCGGTTGGGTCAATGGCTGTGCATTTGGATTGCTGGCCGGCTCTGGCCTCTGGTGGGACACGCAGATCACGTGTAACTGCGATTACTGGGTATCGGCACTAAACGCCTACAAACACCGCATGGCTTATCTGGACATGCGGTTTTACTTCAACCAGGTCGACACATTTGTTGGTCGGGGTGGTCAGGCTGAACATCGTAGTTTGGATGCGGAAGAACGGGATTTTGCTTACCTTCAGGGCGTGTTTGGGTCGGAAGCGATAACCCTCAAAAAGAGCAAAAACCCGCGCCACCCGTTTCAGAAAACCCTTAAACTACCTTTTTAG
- a CDS encoding ParB N-terminal domain-containing protein: MIKLDWSTQQRKVVELLPYEYNPRKMTAQQSKKLRESLEKFGLVEIPVINFDRDGGPGILLAGHQRCKALIQLGRGDDLIDVRVPNRPLTDQEFKEYNIASNAIKGDWVDEILRDHFEDIDLADFGISLSEMEELHTQATGKEETPEMPIVAKFSEKYDAFVIVATNEIDANHLAELLQCEKEKSYKSETMGMTRVISAAKFIELWKASKS, encoded by the coding sequence ATGATCAAATTAGACTGGAGTACTCAGCAACGCAAGGTTGTTGAGCTTTTGCCTTATGAGTACAACCCTCGTAAGATGACCGCCCAGCAGAGCAAGAAGCTCCGCGAATCACTCGAAAAATTTGGGCTGGTAGAGATTCCCGTTATCAACTTCGACCGCGACGGCGGACCGGGCATTTTACTCGCCGGTCACCAACGCTGTAAGGCGTTGATACAGTTGGGACGTGGTGATGATCTGATCGATGTGCGCGTTCCAAACAGGCCATTGACTGATCAGGAGTTCAAGGAATACAACATTGCCTCGAACGCGATCAAAGGCGATTGGGTCGATGAGATTCTGCGCGATCACTTTGAAGACATTGACCTGGCTGATTTTGGCATTAGCCTGTCTGAGATGGAAGAACTTCACACCCAGGCTACCGGTAAGGAGGAAACACCCGAAATGCCCATCGTGGCTAAGTTTTCGGAGAAATATGATGCGTTTGTGATCGTGGCCACCAATGAGATCGATGCCAACCACCTAGCGGAGCTGCTCCAGTGCGAAAAAGAGAAGTCGTACAAGAGCGAGACTATGGGCATGACGCGGGTTATTTCAGCTGCTAAATTCATCGAGCTATGGAAAGCGTCAAAATCGTAA
- a CDS encoding S41 family peptidase: MKHFILILFLSICSNYVSAQQQDSCSCQANLKALVQIAKDQYAGFEDKVSKKTLSQHNGLLQKLDRQARLISSDKCLPVLEKYIAFFRDGHFTIHFTDQMANLLKPLKAKESLSEINSYLLTKQARLTPIEGTWRDVDDMYRVIVYQDKKDPNLYTGSIASTKVDTWQAGLIKFTLKRTPSQEFEAIYYFRNFTPIHYKAHLQGDILKFSGYGGYWVRTAAKFEDKADLAKKVDLLTRQRQMSNFKFEVIDQNFCYLKISSFAVADSTFNTVLTQHRTIIRQTPYLIIDLRGNAGGCCNFDSWGEFMQLIYTNPFVDSGVSEKVAGKLTSYPGRTIRLDSMISMPKKVALLIDDGGASSTELLLEYAQQSKKVTSFGTPTSGTMDYGTVKPYRLPCGRYEGYVATMRTDWSLHGKIDETGFQPNVFITNDQLDWVKVVMDYYSSQSTTVNEKR, encoded by the coding sequence GTGAAACACTTCATCCTCATTCTCTTTCTATCAATCTGTTCAAATTATGTGAGTGCTCAACAACAAGATAGTTGCTCATGTCAAGCTAACTTAAAAGCCTTGGTTCAGATTGCCAAAGACCAGTATGCAGGCTTTGAAGATAAGGTTTCCAAGAAAACCTTAAGCCAGCACAATGGCCTTCTTCAGAAATTAGATCGTCAAGCTCGACTCATCTCCTCCGACAAATGTCTACCTGTACTCGAAAAGTACATTGCCTTTTTTAGGGATGGTCACTTCACGATTCACTTCACGGACCAAATGGCCAACTTATTGAAACCTTTGAAAGCCAAAGAGTCACTGAGTGAGATCAACAGCTATCTTTTGACTAAACAGGCTCGTCTAACGCCTATAGAAGGAACTTGGCGAGATGTCGATGATATGTACCGAGTGATTGTCTATCAAGATAAGAAGGACCCAAATCTGTACACTGGCAGTATTGCAAGCACAAAAGTTGATACTTGGCAAGCCGGGTTGATCAAATTTACTTTGAAGCGTACCCCATCCCAGGAATTTGAAGCTATCTATTACTTCCGAAATTTTACCCCCATACATTACAAAGCTCATTTGCAAGGGGATATTTTGAAATTTTCAGGCTACGGCGGCTACTGGGTTCGAACGGCGGCCAAATTTGAAGACAAAGCTGATTTAGCCAAGAAAGTCGATTTACTCACTCGACAGAGACAGATGTCTAATTTTAAGTTTGAGGTAATCGACCAAAATTTTTGCTATTTAAAAATAAGCTCATTTGCTGTGGCCGACTCCACTTTCAACACTGTACTGACGCAACATAGAACCATTATTCGTCAAACCCCCTATCTGATTATTGATTTGCGTGGTAATGCAGGAGGGTGTTGTAATTTTGATTCTTGGGGTGAGTTCATGCAACTAATTTATACAAATCCCTTTGTTGATTCGGGTGTTTCTGAGAAGGTAGCCGGTAAACTTACAAGTTATCCAGGACGCACCATCCGCTTAGATAGCATGATAAGTATGCCAAAAAAAGTGGCTCTGTTAATTGATGATGGGGGCGCTAGTAGCACCGAATTACTGCTTGAGTACGCCCAACAAAGTAAGAAGGTGACCTCATTTGGTACTCCTACAAGCGGTACAATGGATTATGGCACTGTTAAGCCTTATCGCTTACCCTGTGGCCGTTATGAGGGTTATGTAGCTACTATGCGAACTGATTGGAGTTTACACGGTAAAATTGACGAGACCGGCTTCCAGCCAAACGTGTTTATCACCAATGATCAATTAGACTGGGTAAAGGTTGTTATGGATTACTATTCGAGCCAATCTACCACAGTCAATGAAAAACGCTAA
- a CDS encoding S49 family peptidase, protein MRQIIQPRLEAGKDAIPANLLNVNPSIDAKLSRSEQYVADYFRLDSGVAVLPINGAMSREGGMCSYGNETLMRWLDILSRDDNTVAAVLKTNSPGGTVDSTRAFADAVKNFGKPIIGWTPFAASAAYFVLSQCTEIFVEDQLIGGVGSIGVLMILVNQAKSLEMQGFDVQILRAEGSQDKALINGIEPISDQTLAEIQTTLNACRNEFVGYVRRGRAGKITSNEVYTGKMYTPADSIRLGLADRKGSLSQAIQRAVQLSK, encoded by the coding sequence ATGAGGCAGATCATTCAGCCCCGGCTGGAAGCGGGTAAGGATGCGATCCCGGCCAATCTGCTGAACGTCAATCCTAGCATCGACGCCAAATTAAGCCGCAGTGAACAGTACGTGGCGGATTACTTCCGACTCGACAGTGGGGTGGCGGTTCTGCCCATCAACGGAGCCATGTCGCGGGAAGGGGGTATGTGCTCCTACGGCAATGAAACCCTGATGCGCTGGCTCGACATTCTGAGCCGGGATGACAACACGGTAGCGGCTGTACTGAAAACCAATTCACCGGGTGGCACCGTCGATAGCACCCGCGCGTTTGCCGATGCGGTCAAGAACTTCGGCAAACCCATTATCGGTTGGACTCCGTTTGCTGCCAGTGCCGCCTACTTCGTCCTCAGCCAGTGCACCGAAATTTTCGTGGAAGATCAGCTGATCGGGGGCGTTGGCTCCATCGGCGTCTTGATGATTCTGGTCAATCAGGCCAAATCTCTGGAAATGCAGGGATTCGATGTGCAGATTCTGCGGGCCGAAGGCTCACAGGACAAAGCCCTGATCAATGGCATCGAGCCAATTTCAGACCAAACGCTGGCCGAAATTCAGACCACGCTCAACGCGTGCCGGAACGAGTTTGTGGGCTATGTCCGTCGTGGCCGGGCGGGTAAGATCACCAGCAACGAGGTCTACACGGGCAAAATGTATACCCCTGCCGATTCGATTCGGTTAGGGCTGGCCGATCGGAAGGGCTCTCTTTCTCAGGCCATTCAACGCGCAGTACAACTTTCTAAATAA
- a CDS encoding DUF1353 domain-containing protein encodes MKQPIIVRYKEEDPLKADRWELVYSITFQTRAGKVTVPRGYTTDFASVPMLFWGVFPPIGRYNRATILHDWWYDNRLFTNEFGAKEARRLADLELYEQLKAVEPTKKIRNYCMYLACRWFGKSWWDN; translated from the coding sequence ATGAAGCAGCCCATCATTGTCCGCTACAAAGAGGAAGATCCGCTCAAGGCCGATCGGTGGGAACTGGTCTACTCGATTACGTTCCAGACCAGAGCCGGTAAGGTGACCGTGCCACGCGGGTATACGACCGATTTTGCCAGCGTGCCCATGTTATTCTGGGGGGTATTTCCCCCAATAGGCCGGTACAATCGGGCGACAATTCTACACGACTGGTGGTATGACAATCGGCTGTTTACGAACGAGTTTGGCGCAAAAGAAGCCCGGCGTCTGGCCGACCTGGAGTTGTATGAGCAGTTGAAGGCGGTCGAGCCAACCAAGAAGATCCGCAACTATTGTATGTACCTGGCTTGCCGCTGGTTCGGCAAATCGTGGTGGGATAATTAG
- a CDS encoding DUF3987 domain-containing protein produces MKTYQPFQPFQHKLPALESSPFAVVLTDDDLDAETKKRRKGLQFPLHVFPQAIQPLIAGLVGDLKGERSFIGLTLLQAGSIAIGSALRASTGSWEVGLSMWGASVGISSSGKSMVQGVLMKPFYKMQEKFDQEYYEGLEAKGKAGEDDDSDLTSSPADYVPMKVVIVQDITFEALVKDVFGHNFKGIARYEDELVKWLDDMERYKSGASEASFWTGGWSPTTSFRLQRTGGKLTIVNRDHWCASVIGSTQPNILYRFFEKNRLETGFVFRFLWAFAEKDQAISPNLSFRLDNALISPYNTMIKRLYEELAMDYRDDKAQVYKLSPAAIKYFQQWQDVQTRKVNDIDSIQERGVQAGLLGKIKEYALRMSLIIKMMHAAFTEPNLRKAGWVEEDDVAKALLCCDYFLQSGFEAYQTAKQKMIVPPQVLEFASLLRSFNYSQKDLAAHLSVSKQAINKRYKEYLEKYPGAFNAKNY; encoded by the coding sequence ATGAAAACCTACCAGCCGTTTCAACCTTTTCAACATAAATTACCCGCGCTGGAGTCTAGTCCATTTGCCGTTGTCCTGACCGACGATGATTTGGATGCTGAAACCAAAAAACGACGCAAAGGGCTTCAGTTTCCACTGCACGTTTTCCCCCAGGCGATACAGCCCTTAATTGCCGGTCTCGTTGGTGATTTGAAGGGTGAGCGATCATTCATTGGCCTGACACTCCTGCAAGCAGGCAGCATTGCCATTGGCTCGGCTCTACGGGCTTCGACTGGCAGTTGGGAGGTTGGCCTATCGATGTGGGGCGCTTCGGTAGGGATCAGTTCATCCGGCAAATCGATGGTACAGGGCGTCCTGATGAAGCCCTTCTATAAGATGCAGGAGAAATTCGACCAGGAGTATTACGAAGGGCTGGAAGCCAAAGGTAAAGCGGGTGAAGATGATGACAGCGACCTGACCAGTTCGCCCGCCGACTATGTACCGATGAAGGTGGTCATTGTACAGGACATTACGTTTGAAGCGCTGGTTAAGGATGTATTCGGCCACAACTTCAAAGGGATTGCCCGCTATGAAGATGAGCTGGTTAAGTGGCTGGACGATATGGAACGCTACAAGTCGGGTGCCTCGGAAGCCTCTTTCTGGACAGGTGGCTGGTCACCAACCACCTCGTTCCGACTTCAGCGAACGGGTGGCAAACTTACGATCGTCAATCGTGATCATTGGTGCGCTAGTGTGATCGGCTCGACCCAGCCCAATATTCTCTATCGCTTCTTTGAAAAGAACCGGCTCGAAACCGGGTTTGTCTTTCGCTTTCTGTGGGCTTTTGCCGAGAAAGATCAGGCCATTTCCCCTAACCTCTCCTTCCGGCTCGACAATGCGTTGATTTCGCCGTACAACACCATGATCAAACGGCTTTATGAAGAACTGGCAATGGATTACCGGGACGACAAAGCACAGGTCTACAAGCTCAGCCCGGCAGCTATCAAGTATTTTCAGCAGTGGCAGGACGTACAGACGCGAAAGGTCAACGATATTGATAGTATTCAGGAACGGGGTGTGCAGGCCGGCTTATTGGGCAAAATCAAGGAATATGCCTTACGCATGAGTCTGATCATAAAGATGATGCATGCGGCCTTTACTGAACCGAATCTGCGTAAGGCAGGCTGGGTGGAAGAAGACGACGTTGCAAAGGCGCTACTCTGTTGTGATTACTTTCTGCAATCGGGCTTTGAAGCCTATCAGACAGCCAAACAGAAGATGATCGTCCCCCCTCAAGTACTCGAATTCGCCAGTTTGCTCCGCTCCTTCAACTACAGCCAGAAGGACCTGGCCGCCCACCTGAGCGTATCAAAACAGGCGATCAACAAACGCTACAAAGAGTATCTGGAGAAGTATCCGGGGGCGTTCAATGCCAAGAATTATTAG
- a CDS encoding helix-turn-helix transcriptional regulator codes for MIPLPEVLKRLMDDKGLKQKDIADFLGISKQVVSNWFTRGYKPELEQMPKLAELFGISVDDFFKIMDGKVVETNTKGGLSENGLTVSEAYQMQKKISELQDQLIQYQAKELEEKNRQIENKSCLRPDQDITSTTTTPKLAD; via the coding sequence ATGATACCTCTCCCTGAAGTTTTAAAACGCCTGATGGATGATAAAGGGCTGAAACAGAAAGATATAGCTGATTTCCTAGGTATATCTAAACAAGTTGTAAGTAACTGGTTTACCAGAGGGTATAAACCAGAACTGGAACAAATGCCTAAGCTGGCAGAACTGTTTGGTATATCTGTAGACGACTTCTTTAAAATTATGGATGGAAAAGTCGTAGAAACTAATACAAAAGGTGGACTCTCTGAAAATGGTCTAACGGTATCTGAGGCATATCAGATGCAGAAAAAAATCAGCGAGTTGCAAGACCAGCTAATACAGTATCAAGCGAAAGAATTAGAGGAAAAAAATCGGCAAATCGAAAACAAGAGCTGCTTGCGTCCTGATCAGGACATTACTTCTACTACCACCACACCTAAATTAGCCGATTAA
- a CDS encoding DUF4468 domain-containing protein yields the protein MLKIYLSAFAIALITVTAEAQTMPVDPDTKLVTYSEVIETPGVNKNELYVRANTWFTRTFKSAKSVLDLQDKEAGKLIGKGSMPVTIKVPILGATDAGTISSTITIMCKDGKYKYVIDNLNHTRPFGPNTQLWVDAGPLEKEKPESGMMKRPSKKEWNDIKEAVDKDLKIIATDLKKAMAKSDSDF from the coding sequence ATGTTAAAAATTTACCTCAGTGCCTTTGCGATTGCCCTTATTACCGTGACTGCCGAAGCTCAAACAATGCCGGTTGATCCTGATACAAAACTTGTTACATACAGTGAAGTAATTGAGACTCCAGGCGTTAACAAAAATGAATTGTATGTTCGTGCCAATACATGGTTTACTCGCACATTCAAATCCGCAAAATCAGTGCTGGATTTGCAAGACAAAGAAGCAGGTAAGCTAATAGGGAAGGGATCAATGCCAGTCACCATAAAGGTGCCTATTTTAGGTGCTACAGACGCTGGAACAATATCGTCTACAATCACTATTATGTGTAAAGATGGGAAGTACAAATATGTGATCGACAATCTAAATCATACCCGTCCTTTTGGTCCTAATACTCAACTTTGGGTTGATGCTGGTCCATTGGAGAAAGAGAAGCCAGAATCAGGAATGATGAAACGACCCAGTAAAAAGGAGTGGAATGATATTAAAGAAGCGGTTGATAAGGATTTAAAAATTATAGCTACAGATCTCAAGAAGGCAATGGCTAAGAGCGATTCAGACTTCTAA